CTTGTTTAAAAATGTAACAGCATCTCCAATTCCAGTGTACAGTAACAACATAGTAGATGTTGCAACAGTATCTTCGACTTCAAATTGCAAAAACCAACCTTTCCGACCGTACATATCAGCCTGAAAACTTACTGAGCACCTAAACCCTAAAACAAGATAATAATCATTACCCACTAACTCCCTTCTTCTAAGTTCGATAATCACTGCCTCTCACGAACTGAGGCAACTAGATTCCAAATAGAACTCGTTTTCCACCAGCATAAGCCTCAACATCAAAGTTGATGTGATAACTAAGATCTACAATTAGTGCTCAAACACCATAGGACTTCCCCTGCATGCGCAAGGCCTAAGCAAACGTATCCAGGAAGACAACCATTTATACTGTAGAATCATCTGAAGTTGCTCAAATTTTGGTTATAATATATCTATCTGATTAACAAACAAGTATACTCTTTATGGTTTCTCTAATCTGGGGGGAGTGACCTAACACCTTCTGTAAGGCTAGTGAATTATTATAGTAAATGTTTTTATTTTTTATTTAACACCACAATCACCAAGATCCAAACTAAATTCATTCTTTCTCTGAATCCCATTTTCGGAAGATATCTAATCCCATCAAGGATCAGAAAATAATTGCACCCAGATCACAACCAGAACATCATTGATGGGAAATGCCAACAATCGTATGCCATTCAAAGTAAACACTCCCAAGTAAAAAGACCTTAGTAAGAAATACCCACGATATCAGTTTCATTGCCACAACGAGGTCACAATTCACAAAATAGCATTCATCTCCCCTGTTAGCCGTTGAACCTTTCTCTCTGCACACATGCTTCAGAAAAACAGTTCAATTCTGCTCATCAGTTTTTGTCAACAAATAACTAAACCAAACAGAAGGGGTACAATCATTGTAAGGGTACATGATTAACCTAAACCCTAAATCCAACTCAACCTTGAGAACGTCTGCCAACAGAATTCCAAAATCATGGCAACCCCCAAAAGAGAACCCATATTTCAGCATCTGTTATCTACCCACAACCGAGGTTGGCAGAAAAACCCTGCATCAGAACTCATAATTCCTGCGTCACTTGATCTCTTCTAAGACTACAATCAATATTTATGTTAGACCACCCTTTAGGACAAATCCAGCTCAACTGCACCATGATATTAGCTGTAGCAAGTTCATATTCTTAATGGATTCATATTATTCATAAGCTTGACCTCATAGAACATTCAAACCTTATTAAAAAATGTAACAGCATCCCCAATTCCAATGTACCATAATAAATCTCGTTTTCCAGTGGCATAAGCCTCAACTTTAAAGTTGATGTCATAAGCAGACTAAAACTGAGATCTACAATTAGGGCTGAAACACCATAGAGCTGCCACTGCATGTATTCCCAAGAATTTAGCAATCACATCAGAAAACTCTTGAAGAAGTGAAAATCACCCATTACAAGAGAAACAATCAGAGGGCAAGAAAATGTTACAAAGGTGTAAATCACCATTGTTAGTGAAACAAGTAGATGCAAGCTATCTTGATTAAGCAGATGCAAGAGCAGGGGATACATAGGACACACTATGATGGAGGATGATAACTACGAGTCCAGAAATTGCTTAGGCTGTTTGAGCTTACCATATTAAGCAATTAATATGTTATTTTCTATTGATCATTCTATCTACTAAACAAAACCTCATCACAATAGTATAATCAACTTTGGCATCCTACCAGTTATAGTACTAAATTTTCATCTCCATGAGGTTGTAATCTTGGAAAATAAAAGAACTCATATGAACTAAGCATCCTTCTAAATCTAATTAAAATAATTTCCCTTTAATTTCCCTTCTAAACCCTAAACCCTAATATCAGCTACGGTATACAGGAAAGGGCAACTTCAAAACACATAACCAAAATGACACTAAACTCGAATATCCAAACAAATGAAGTAAATAAGGGGATAGAAAACACACTATAAATCCAACGAACTGATAGATTGTATTCTTACTGAACTTCTTTTGTGTAGATGCAAAAAACTATATCAAATTTGTAATAAGTATTTGAATTACAAGAACCAAGTAATGCTAATCCACTTGAGCTTTGTAAATTTACTATCTGTGACTTAAATGCCGAGCTTTTATATCTATCAACGAATATCATGTGGGTCGTACAAGACGTGTTAATTAACACTTTTCGCATGCCATTGATTGAATATATTGCACACAGGTATCATAACAGACACATAAATAATAACATATGCAGGTTCACCTGAAAATCAGTTTGGCTCCCTTCCTCAGTTGACCACATAGGGACTGAATCACATGAAAATCAAAACGAGATAACAATTCTCATCAACAATTGTCTCAGTAATTAAACAGAAAATGAAAAGCAAGAAGTATAAAGAGCAACTAAGCTACCATAGAGTAAACGGCATTGCATTATCAGTTGTCCTCAGCAATCTTTCAGAGATGCCTAACTGATGCTACACTGCTGCCTGGCAAGGTGGATAAGCAGGCTTCTGTTACCAGGAACCACTATGATGGAGGTGACCCAGACACTGTATACATAATACAGATAGAATATATAAAAGTATGCAGCAGTGGCTTTAAAAAATCTATTTCTGCATTAAAATCTGATTGATAGCCATGTTCTAACACATAGCAAAAAGGAAAAATAAAAAAGAAATAACAAAAGCAAAAGAAGAAATGAACAGGTATCAGAATATCTTACAAAACCAATAAACAGAATAAACATTCCAAACTAATATCATCATGAACATCTTACTAATTATAAATGGGCCTCAGAACTAAGCAATATTTAGAAACAAAAGACGACAGTAAAAAAATTAATTGTTCAGTACAGCAGGATCCCTATTAAAATTTAGATGAGCATAATCCTATTCAAAGAAACTCACTTCCTTAGTTCCAGCTGAAGCAAAGATATCCGGGCCACTAAACCACCGTCATGAGAAACAGTATGTTGGGCATTCTTTAAAGGAGTCTGTTGAGCTCCAAATTTCTCAATGCGTAAAGATAGTGTCATTACGTCTAGGTGGCCTATCAGGAATTGAACCAGGCTTGAACTTCGAGGCTTCATGTTTTGCCAGTTCAGGAGGAACATGACTGTTACTCTGAATGAGCATCTGCTTGAGATCATAAAAGACATCAGTGTCGTGAATTGTTAACAGTGATGTGGCAATACCAGTCTTCCCTGCACGTCCAGTACGTCCAATACGATGGGTGTATGTTTCAATACTCGAGGGCATATCATAATTAATCACATGGGCCACATCAGGTATATCAATACCACGGCCTGCAACATCAGTTGCAACAAGGACATTGTATCTCCTGGTCCTGAAACCCTCAAGGCTAATTTCTCTCTGGTCTTGTGATTTCCCCCCATGCAAAGTGGTCACACGATATCCGTTCTTATCCAAACTCTTGGCTACATAATCAGCAGTTTTCTTAGTGTTAACAAACACAATAGCAGTCTTATCACCAAGTTCATCAAGCAATCTCTTTAGCCTCTCAAACTTCTCTGCATCCTTACTCCAGACCACATTCTGAGTGATCAAATCAGTAGTCTTTCCAGCTGTGCCAATTGTGACCACAACAGGATTCCTCAAATACTTCCGAGCAAGGCGTTCCACCGCAGGAGGCATGGTGGCACTAAACATATAAGTGGTTCTGTAAATCTTCTTGTCATCAAGCTCTTCATCCTCATTCTCAGGTTTGAAATTGCTGGAAGGCATTGCATCCAAAACACCCACAACCTGTGGCTCAAACCCCATATCAATCATCCTATCAGCCTCATCAAGAACAACATAATTGCACTGATTCAAAACAGCATAACGCCTCTCCAAACAATCAATCAACCGCCCAGGTGTAGCAATAACAACCTCACACCCTTGCCTAATTTTAAAACCCTGTTCCTCAATTGACTGTCCACCAACAATAGAAACAACTTTAATACCCAAGTAATGCGCAAACTTCACAGTCTCTTCCTCAATCTGCTGTGCAAGCTCACGAGTAGGTGCCATAACAACAGCATAAGGCCCTTCAGCCTCATTCTCTTCGCTAATAGGAGGCAACCTAGAAATATATGTCAACATCGGAAGAACAAACGCAGCAGTCTTACCAGAACCAGTCTCCGCAATGCCAATAACATCACGCTGCTGCAGACCCAGAGGAATAGCCGCCATCTGGATCGGAGAAGGTTTCTTATAACCAGCCCTCTCCACAGCCTTGAGCAGCTCCGTACTCAGTCTACTCTCACCCCAACTCCTCATAGGGCGAGGAATCCTAGACCCTTTGTAGGAAATATTGAAATCCTCTCGGAATATCCTCCAGTCCCTCTCAGTCATCTCCTCCAGCTTCTTATCAGTCCAATGCCGATCCACTCTCATATCGAAAGTATCATACAGCTCCGCAGCCTCCTCCTTCAGCCTCTGAGCCGCAGCCTCCTCCGGCCTCTCCTCTACGCCATCCTTCTTCCTAATCTCATCCCTCAGCTCCCTCTCCTGCTTCACCGCAAGCTTCTTCTGCTCCCTGCGGTCCATTCCAGCACGAAACCCTCGCCCGAACAGGAGCTGAGCCTCATGAGGATTCTGATACAAAGCATTCATATCACGCGAAGTGTCCTCTGTGTTCTCCCAATCGAAAGAGAATCGGAACTTCTCGCTAGGCTTAATCACGCGCTTCTTCGGCTTCTTCGAGCCAAGGTACTGCTCTTTAATGGCCTCAAGCTCCTTATCACGCTCCCGGTCAGCTAGCTTGTCCAATCGGGCCCGCTCTCTCGCTTTGGCCTCCTCTTCGCGCTCCCTCTCGCGGTTGTCACGGTCACGGTTGCGCCGCTCCGTTTCGCGCTCCCGGTCTCTCTCCCGGTCGCGATCTCGATCGCTTCGGGAGTACCGGTCCCGGTCCCGGTCCCGGTCTCTGTCTCTGTCTCTGTCTCGGTCCCTATCGCGGTCCCGGTCGGAATTGGAGTTGTTGGGGACGGAATCGGAGGAGCGGAGATTGGAGAGGAGCTGGTGCTGGCGGCGTTTCTGTTCCTCGTGTTCTTCTTGGCGGCGTTGTAGGGCTAGCTTCTCGCGCTCGGCTTTGGTTAAGAAGACGGGTTTCTTCGGCGGCAAGGATGAAGAGACGGCGGCGAGGCCATCGCCGGAGCGTTTCATTGTACAGAAAAGGTTTAGGGTTTCGGGATAAAATTAAATTTCTGATGTTGTTTCGATGCCTTCGGGAGCCTTGAAGAAAATTGAAGAGGATCGGAGTTTAAGTTTATATAGTGCGACACTGGGCTGCATCAAAATGGGCCGCCAAAATGGAAAATGGGCCTGGGCCTCACAACAGTTTTTGCAGCAACACAAGTAAAATGCTCCATACTCGTAATCGGAATAAAAATATAAAGGATGCTGCTAAATGTATCAAACAAATTAAGATAGAGGAGAGGTCGAGAAGAGAGGAGCTCCAAAAAATCTGGGCTTCAACAACATCTAGGGCTTGTGAGTTCGATGCTCGTTCGGCGGCTCCCGTCTTAATTTGGGCTTGCTACTGGATGGGTGATGGAATTATAAGGGCTTCTGGGGATCGTGGATGCTGTTTGCTCGAGGTTCCATTGTTGTTTTAGCATCAAGTTTTGTGATGGCAGCTCATGGAATGGAGGGTGGAGGTTGTACAATGGCGGCGTTCTCCTCGTGGCCTCCCAATTTCGGCAACGGAGAGAGCCTTGGTTCTCTGTGGCGGCAGCTTGGAGTTTGGCGGTGCGGGTTCGGTGGTACGCGTCATCGAGTTATTGTGTTCTCTACTGACGGCGTGGATCTCATAAGGCTCGACTGACTACGAGCAACGGTGGATTGCGGTAAAGCGCGTGGTCAAAGGCGACGACGAGGCTCGTGGACGGAGAAGACGGCGGAGCTCGTGATCGGTGGAGTTGGCGGTGTTGTATAGTGGGAGATGTATCCAGGCCTGAGTCAACAACATTGGGCTTTGAGCTCGGCCTTATTCATGTGTCCTTGGGCTACTATGGTGGGCTAGGGTTTCTCTTAGTCCAATTCTTTATTTCTTAGTGCTTTGGGTGGGGTCTTGTTGTAGGCCCACTTTTATTTCTTTTTTCTTTTTAGATAGTTTGTTTGTCTAATAATGCTCAACATTTGGGTGAGTGTAGTGGGTCTTGGCCCTGTATCCCTTGTTCAATAGTTAATATATAGTCTAAACCAATTTCACCAGTATTGATGTACACCATAAAAGTCTCTAAGCGGATACACTGCTGGGTTAAATTATGTGCTATCTTTGTTCAAGGTTTAAGAGTCATTGTCAAATGTGCAGTCGGTGCACTAGTTACATGAGTACGTAGTGGATGTAATATGTGATCTTCGGATCCCTTAGATTGAACGAGAGAGCTCATTGATTTGTATGATCTTTTTCAATTAATGAAGTTATCAATTTCCTTCACACACAAAAATGTACCCAGAAAATTTGTAAATAGACCCAACAACA
The window above is part of the Fragaria vesca subsp. vesca linkage group LG2, FraVesHawaii_1.0, whole genome shotgun sequence genome. Proteins encoded here:
- the LOC101295385 gene encoding DEAD-box ATP-dependent RNA helicase 21-like, with protein sequence MKRSGDGLAAVSSSLPPKKPVFLTKAEREKLALQRRQEEHEEQKRRQHQLLSNLRSSDSVPNNSNSDRDRDRDRDRDRDRDRDRDRDRYSRSDRDRDRERDRERETERRNRDRDNREREREEEAKARERARLDKLADRERDKELEAIKEQYLGSKKPKKRVIKPSEKFRFSFDWENTEDTSRDMNALYQNPHEAQLLFGRGFRAGMDRREQKKLAVKQERELRDEIRKKDGVEERPEEAAAQRLKEEAAELYDTFDMRVDRHWTDKKLEEMTERDWRIFREDFNISYKGSRIPRPMRSWGESRLSTELLKAVERAGYKKPSPIQMAAIPLGLQQRDVIGIAETGSGKTAAFVLPMLTYISRLPPISEENEAEGPYAVVMAPTRELAQQIEEETVKFAHYLGIKVVSIVGGQSIEEQGFKIRQGCEVVIATPGRLIDCLERRYAVLNQCNYVVLDEADRMIDMGFEPQVVGVLDAMPSSNFKPENEDEELDDKKIYRTTYMFSATMPPAVERLARKYLRNPVVVTIGTAGKTTDLITQNVVWSKDAEKFERLKRLLDELGDKTAIVFVNTKKTADYVAKSLDKNGYRVTTLHGGKSQDQREISLEGFRTRRYNVLVATDVAGRGIDIPDVAHVINYDMPSSIETYTHRIGRTGRAGKTGIATSLLTIHDTDVFYDLKQMLIQSNSHVPPELAKHEASKFKPGSIPDRPPRRNDTIFTH